The Drosophila innubila isolate TH190305 chromosome 3R unlocalized genomic scaffold, UK_Dinn_1.0 2_E_3R, whole genome shotgun sequence genome has a segment encoding these proteins:
- the LOC117789930 gene encoding protein pellino: MVKRTDGTESPILAEDGGDGHDKPRLRYGELVILGYNGYLPQGDRGRRRSKFVLHKRTEASGVKRSKHYIVQSPQTSKAILDANQHSISYTLSRNQAVIVEYKEDTETDMFQVGRSSESPIDFVVMDTLPGDKKDAKVMQSTISRFACRILVNRCEPAKAKIFAAGFDSSRNIFLGEKATKWQDNVEIDGLTTNGVLIMHPKGSFCGGNAKCGLWRECSVGGDVFSLRESRSAQQKGQPIYDECNILQDGTLIDLCGATLLWRSAEGLQHSPTKHDLEKLIDAINAGRPQCPVGLNTLVIPRKVTMNDQVNQPYVYLNCGHVQGHHDWGQDENTGARRCPMCLELGPVVTLCMGLEPAFYVDVGAPTFAFNPCGHMATEKTVKYWANVEIPHGTNGFQAVCPFCATPLDGATGYIKLIFQDNLD, from the exons CTACAATGGCTACTTGCCACAGGGTGATCGCGGTCGTCGACGCTCCAAATTTGTGCTGCACAAGCGAACGGAGGCGAGTGGCGTCAAGCGATCCAAGCATTATATCGTACAATCACCACAGACATCCAAGGCCATATTGGATGCCAATCAGCATTCGATATCGTACACACTCTCTCGCAATCAGGCCGTCATTGTCGAGTACAAGGAGGACACGGAAACAGATATGTTTCAG GTGGGACGCTCCTCAGAGTCGCCCATTGATTTTGTGGTAATGGACACGCTGCCCGGTGATAAGAAGGACGCTAAGGTAATGCAGAGCACGATTTCGCGTTTCGCCTGCCGCATTTTGGTCAACAGATGTGAACCCGCCAAGGCGAAAATCTTTGCCGCCGGCTTCGATTCAagcagaaatatatttttgggc gaAAAGGCCACCAAGTGGCAGGATAATGTGGAAATCGATGGCTTGACCACAAATGGAGTTTTAATAATGCATCCCAAGGGATCCTTCTGTGGTGGCAATGCCAAGTGTGGACTCTGGCGGGAATGCTCCGTCGGCGGCGATGTCTTCAGTCTGCGTGAATCGCGCTCGGCACAACAAAAGGGTCAACCC ATCTACGATGAATGCAACATCTTGCAGGACGGCACACTCATTGATCTCTGTGGCGCAACATTGCTGTGGCGTTCCGCTGAGGGCTTGCAACATTCACCG ACCAAACACGATTTGGAGAAACTTATTGATGCCATTAACGCTGGTCGTCCACAATGCCCGGTGGGCCTAAACACATTGGTAATACCACGGAAAGTGACTATGAACGATCAGGTGAATCAGCCTTATGTGTACTTAAATTGCGGCCATGTGCAGG gaCATCATGACTGGGGTCAGGATGAGAATACTGGAGCACGGCGTTGTCCCATGTGCCTAGAACTGGGTCCCGTTGTCACCCTGTGCATGGGCCTGGAACCGGCCTTCTATGTGGACGTGGGTGCACCCACGTTCGCATTCAATCCATGTGGTCACATGGCGACTGAGAAAACTGTCAA gtactGGGCAAATGTGGAAATACCGCACGGAACCAATGGCTTTCAGGCCGTTTGTCCATTCTGTGCGACGCCTTTGGATGGCGCGACTGgctacattaaattaatatttcaagaTAATTTAGATTAA